The genomic stretch AGATCCGTGACCCACGTTCCATCATGCAATATTGCCGGGATCCGCTCGGCAGGCGCGTCACCTGCAGGCTCACCATCCGGCTCAGCATTCTCTTCGCCCGCAGCCTCGCCCGTAGCTTCACCGTCGCCCGTAGCTTCGCCGCCGTCAGCAGCCTCGCCCGCCGTTTCGCCGTCAGCAGTCTCGCCACCCGACTCGCCAACCTTGTCCGCGAGCGCCTCTGCCAGTTCGCTCGCGGTCACGTCCGCGTCGAACGCTACGGGCTGATAGGTGAGGGCGGCAGCACCGGCGTCGACGTCGTGCACTTTGAGTGTGCCACCGCGGGGGTCGTATTCGGCCACGGTGTGCTTGCCGGAGTCGGCGGCGATGCACACGATCCCGTCGCTGACCGTCCAGCATTCTTCGCCGGAGACCACGCTGAGTTCTGGGAAGGTGACGAATGCGTTGCCGGCGCGTGATCTGAGGTTGGTGTTGACGATGTTGTGGCCGATGGTCAGCTCGTCGCTGGACGAGTCGAACATGAAGAGTCGTTCGTCGTTGATGGCTTCTCCGGCGTCGTTGATGATCGCGGTGAGGATGGAGTCGCGGCTGAGTTTGGCGATGCCGCCGCCGGTGTCGTAGGCGCCGACGAGCGCGGGGACGTCCGGGTCGAGTACGTGTGCGCGGGTCCAGCGTGTCTGTTCGGCGCCGGTGCGCGCGTTTAATACCACGAGGTCGTCTGGTTTGGCGCCGACTTGCACGTAGACTCGCCCGCTCGCCGCGTCGATCGCGCCAACCAGCCCGCCGTCGGCTACGTCGTATGTCCACGCGGGCGCGGTGCGTCCGCTGCTCGTGATGTTGAATGCTTCGAGGGTCGTGCCGGCGTGCCCTTGCACGACGGCAATCGCGGTTCTGGATTGACGGTCAAAGACGACGGCGGTCGGTTCGGCCGACGGTTCGATTGCCCAGCCGCGTTCGGCGCCGGTCTCATACGGGTTGCGTGCTGGGGCGGGCGTGGGCGTTGCGGGTGCTTCACTCGCGGTGGCGCGCGGGCTTGGCGTCATCGGGGTCGCCGGAGCTGCCGGCTCTGTAATCGAGCTCGAGCATCCTGCCAACACCACGCTCACCGCTGCAGCTGCCAGCGCCGCCTGCTTCCTCATACGCGTCCTTTCGCTGTTATTCTCCCACGATACAGGCGCGGCGCCGGTGACGGAATTTGTTTTCGCTTCCATCCGCGGCGAAAATAGAATCATGACACATCACGCCCCTACTGGAACCGACGTCGTCGTTGCTGCTCAAACGCTTGGCAACACGGTACGTACTACGCCCCTCGAGAACTCGCCACGGCTGTCTGCCAAATACGGCAGGCCCGTGTTGCTTAAGCGCGAGGACATTCAGGTGGGCAGGTCGTATAAGGTGCGCGGGGCCTACAATTTTATTTCCACGATGGACCCGGCCGACGCGGCGAACGGAGTGGTGTGTGCATCGGCGGGTAATCATGCGCAGGGCGTGGCGTTCGCGTGTAATGAGAAGCAGATTCACGGAACGATTTTTATTCCGTCGACGACGCCGCGCCAAAAGCGCGCCCGCATCGCCGATATTGGCGGGGAGTGGGTGACCTTGCGGGTGCAGGGGCTGACGTTCGACGAGTGTTCGGTTGCCGCCGTCGCATACGCGGACGAGCACGACGCCGTCTACGTTCACCCGTTCGACGACGCGCGCACGATCGCCGGCCAGGGCACCGTGGTTAAGGAGCTGTTCGAGCAGGCGCCGGAGCGGCCGGGCAGCGTGATCGTGCCGATTGGCGGTGGCGGATTGGCGGCGGGCACGCTCGCTTGGGTCAAGCAATTCCACCCGGACGTGAAGGTGATTGGCGTGGAGCCTGCGGGGGCGGCGTCGATGAAAGCAGCCCTCGAAGCGGGTAGCCCGCAGACGCTCGAGGAGATCGACACGTTTGCCGATGGCACCGCTGTCGCCCGTGCCGGCGACATCCCGTTCCAGGTGATTCGCGAGCTGATTGACGACCTCGTCGTCGTACCCGAAGGCGCGATCTGCACTGAAATGCTCGAACTGTACCAGGTGGAGGGCATTATTACGGAGCCGTCGGGGGCGCTGGCGAGCGCGGCGCTCGACTATATTGACGAGCTGCCGCCCGGGCCGGTGGCCTGTATCGTCACCGGCGGTAACAACGACGTGTCGCGCTACGACGACATCGTCGAACGCTCCATGGTCCACGAAGGGCTGCGCCACTATTTCCTCGTGACGTTCCCGCAAAAGCCGGGCGCGCTTCGCGGTTTCCTCGACGAGGTTCTTGCCGACGGCGAGGACATCATCCAGTTCGAGTACACGAAGAAGAACAACCGAGAGACCGGGCCCGCGCTCGTGGGCATTGAGATCGACGACGCCGGCCAGCTCGGCGCCCTGCTCGAGCGGATGAAGACCTCCGAGCTGGAGATCGAAAAGCTGGAACCCAATTCGGCCGCTTTCGGTTTCGTGCTCTAGCTGGTCTCGTGGTCTAGGTGGTCTCGTGGTCTAGGCGCGCCGAAAAGTAATAGTATGGACGGCGAGTGCGCCGAAAACCCGTGCGTGCCACGAGAACCCGGAAGGATCACATGTCGAAGAAACTCAATACTGCCGAACCGCCGAAAGAGCGGAAGATGAGCAGGAATAGCGTTATCGCGGTGGCCGTCACGGGTGTGGTGATCCTCGTGGTGGTGATCGGGGCGATTTTCTTTAGTTTGGGGAAGAAGTCTGCGGGTTCAGCAGATAATCCGACGCCGGAGGTCACGCAGTCTGAGAGCGCCGATCCGGGCACGGCACCCGGAGGCGGTGACGCGCCTAGTGAGCCGGACGGGCCGCGCGAACTTGGCCCTGTGAGCCCCGAGTTAAAAGAGGTTGTGGAAAGCCAGTGGCGTCTGGACGAGGCCGATCAGCTCGCCGTCGGGAATCTGGATGCCAAGCTCGTGGTACAGACCTATTTCGATTTCCGTTGTGGGTACTGTGCGCAGGCGGCGGTCGAGCTCGAGCCGCAGCTTAAACCGCTTGTGGATGATGGGACGATCCGGATCGAATACCATAATCTTCCCGTGCTTGGCGAAGAGTCGATGCTGGCCGCGCAGGCTTCGCTTGCTGCGGCGAACCAGGGCAAGTTTGCCGACTTCCACCACTACGTGTTCCAACGTCACCACGAGCAGAACCCGGTGGAGTTCACGGAAGCTGGGCTTGCCGACGTCGCACGAGAGATCGGCGTGGCGGACATCGACAAGTTTACGGCCGACATGACGTCCGCAGAGATCGTGGCGAAAGTGCAGGAAGATTACGTGCGCGGCACCCAGCAACTTGGGATCACCGGCACGCCGGCGTTCATCATCGGATATTCCTACGTGCCGGGGTACATTCCATTCGAGACGTTCACCCAGGTGGTCGACGCCGAGCTGGCCCGGCCAGCGGCGTAACGGCAGCGGTGGTGGCGCACTGGCAGTCAGCACAGCACGCGAGGTCAACCATGAAAATTAAACGTTTTATTTCACGCACGTATCAGCGCTTTTCGAAGTGGACGTTCGAGCCCGGCCCGTTGCCCGATAAGGGCATTATTATAGGTGCTTTCCACACATCGTATTGGGACGGTTTCTTCATGGTCATGGCACTGTGGGATCTGGGGATTCCGTTCAAGTTCCTCGTCAAAGACTCGCTCGGCAAGGGCCCGCTTGGCCCGATCATTCGCTGGCTGGGCGGGATTTCCGTGGATCGCCCGCGTAACACGGGCATGGTTGAGGGGATCGTCAGCCAGATGGCCGACCTCGACCAGGTTCAGCTCGTGATCGCTCCCGAAGGGACGCGCAAGAAGAAGGACTACTGGAAGTCGGGCTTTTGGCATATTGCCAACCAGTCTGGGCTGCCAGTGACGCTCGCCTACATTGATTCGAATCGGATGGTTTACGGCTGGCGCGAATCGATTCATGTGTCGGGCGACATGGCTGCTGACATGGAGAAGATCCGCGAAGTGTACAAGGACGCCGCCGGATTTAATCCGGAGAATGGTACGCCTCCGCGGTTGCGCGGCGAAGACGCCTGAGGCCGCCGCGGCTTGGCTCTTGGCTAGGCCGGTGGCGTGGGCCGGTAACCCGTCGCTCGCACGCCTAGGCCGGTAACCCGCCGCCCGCACTCCCGGGCCGGTGACCCGCCGCCCGCACGCCTAGGCCGGTAACGAAACCACTATCGGCGCCGCCCAATGCGTGCGATACTTGCGCTATGAGTAACGGGCGTGTGATTGAACTTAACTCTGGCCACCGGATTCCGCAGCTCGGGTTCGGCACCTACAAAGTGGCGGATGCGGATGCTCAGCAGGTGGTGCTGTCCGCTTTCGATGCCGGCTACCGGCACGTGGACACGGCGCAAATGTATGGCAACGAGCGCGGCGTGGGCGAGGCACTGGCCGCAATGAGCCTTGACCGTGGCGATGTGTTCGTGACGACGAAGCTCAACACTCCCAACCACGAGCCAGCAGACGTGCGGCGCACGTTCGCCCAGTCCCTACGAGACCTTCGCACCGACTACGTAGACCTGTTCCTTATCCACTGGCCGATGCCAATGTTTTACGACGGCGACTTCGTCACCACTTACCGCGTGATGGAAGAGTTCGTGCACGCGGGAACGGCGAAGTCGATTGGGGTGTCGAATTTCGAGACCTATCACCTGGATAAACTCATGGCCGGCACGAGCATCCCGCCTGCCGTGAACCAGATCGAGTTACACCCGTATTTCCAGAATCGCGAAGTGGCGAACTACTGCATGGAGCGCGGGATCGCCGTCGAATCGTGGAGTCCGCTCGGGCGTGGCGGTGTGCTTGCCGATCCGGTGATCGGCGAGATCGCTCAGGAAACCGATGCGACTCCGGCGCAGGTTATTCTCGCGTGGCATCTGGCGAAGGGCTACATTGCGATCCCGAAGTCTTCGCACGCGGATCGGCAGCGGGAGAACTTCGCAGCGGCGGACGTCTCGTTGACGCCCGAGCAGATCGCACGCATCGACGACCTCGATCGCGGGGAAGAAGGCCGCACCGGGCGGCACCCAGACGTGTTCGACCGGATGTGACGACGTCGTCGTACCTGCCCGTCTTGCGTGAAAGCGGGAGGCGACGCGCGGGGCGGATACGTCTCGGCTAAACGGCCACTACTGCGAATTGCGCCGGTGGGGAGTATGATGACGGCCAGTAGTGACGGTCATGTGAAAGGCAGTGAAATGGTCACGTACGCATATACAATCGCAGGTTCGGAGGCGACCGGCGGTGCAGGGTTCCAAGTCGACCTGAAAACGTTCCACCAGCTTGGCACCTACGGGTTGGGAACGCTGACCTGTATCGTGTCCTTCGACCCGAACGACAACTGGAACCATCGTTTCGTGCCCGTACCGCCGGAGGTTATCGCCGCACAGATGGAAGCGGCCACCGGGCATGCGACACTCGACACCGTCAAGATTGGAATGCTGGGCACGCCGGCCACGATCGACGTCGTCGCTGAAGGTCTGAAGAAGCAGCCGTGGAAGAACATCGTGGTTGACCCCGTGCTGATCTGCAAGGGCCAAGAACCCGGGCAGGCGCTCGACACGGATAATGCGCTGCGGGAAAAGATCCTGCCGCTTGCCACGGTAACCACGCCGAATTATTTTGAGGCGCTCACGCTGAGCGGCATGGACGCGCTGGAGACCGTGGAGGATTTGGCGCTGGCCGCGCAACGGATTTCTGAGCTCGGGCCGAAGTATGTGATCGTCAAGGGTGGAATGGATTTCCCGGGCGACGACGCCGTCGACGTCCTATGGGATGGCGAAAAGGCCGTGTCGTTCACCGTGCCGAAGATCGGGACCACGAAGGTGTCTGGTGCAGGATGCACGCTCGCCGCCGCGATCACCGCCGAGCTGGCAAAGGGTTCGGACATCCACAAGGCCGTGCGCGTGGCAAAGGACCTGGTCACTCAGGGTATCGACGCGCAGGTTAGTGCCAACACGCCGTTCAACACCGTATGGCAGGGCGCCTTCAAGCCGATGGAAGACTACAATTTCCCAGCTCAGGTGGACTACTCCGACCTCGAGATGACCGGCGGCGGCTCAGCAGACGGCGATGGCTGCAGCGACGGCCAGTGCGGCTGCGCCTCTCAGGACTAAGTCTCCGCCCGCTTTCCGGGTGCGGTTCAGCCGTTCCCCGGGAGCAGTACATCGCTTCCCGGGGTACATGTTCGCTTCCCGGGGTAGACAAAACGCCGGATTTGGTACCCCGGGAACGAAACCGATACCCCCGGAACCCATTGAGCTGGTTTTCGCTCACACTATCGAGGGCGTGTTAATCTTTCTCGCTAATTGGCTCACCGAGGGATTCAAGAAGGAGGTTGAGAATGGATTACATCGCAAGTAACGGAAAACCCTTTACCGACGAAGATATTCAGCGTTGGGGAGCTGAAATTGAGGCTGGTTTTCCGAACACAGAACTTGATCCGGTTGAGGGGCGCCCTTGGGAAACCGATGTCGAACCCATGCAGCCGAAAACGATTCGCGCGCTTTCCGGAGAGTAGTACATCGCTTCCCGGGGTACACGTTCGCTTCCCGGGGTAGACAAAACGCCGGATTTGGTACCCCGGGAACGAAACAGGTACCCCCGGAACCCGTGCAGTGAACCCCGGAATGGATGACATGGCCGGGTCACGGAATTTCCGTGACCCGGCCATCTCGGCTTCTCCGGCTGGGCTCCGGCTTCTCGGGCTCAGCTCCCGCCTTTGTGGCTCAGTTCCAGCCCATAAGGATCAGCACCACATCAGCAGGATCTGCACCGGAGTAGCTGGCTCAGTGTCCGAAGCGTAGCGTCCAGGCACCCACGCCGCCGGCACCCAAGATGCCTAGGGCAAGGACCACCCAGTGCCAGATCGGCGTACCACTCTTGCCATCATCAGCTGCAGCAACAGCAGGCGCAGCAAGAGCATTCACCGAATCTCCCGGAGCCGACAGCGGTGTTACCGCGTCTTGAAGATGCGGGTTCTCATCCAACTCGTCGGCATCCTCCAGTGATTCCTCTCCAGCTTCCTCCGGATTCTCGTCGCCCTCAGCAGTAGCATCCCCGCCGGCCGGTGGAACGCTAGCTGGCAAGATCGCACCGGATCCACCACCGCCACCTGGAAGGACTACTCCTCCGGAGCCTCCTCCCAACGCGGCAAGCTCGCCTGCTGTTAGTGCCGTCTGGTTGACGCCGTTCTGCCTATTGTCGGAGCCTCCGCCGCCACCTTGGCCACCGCCGCCGCCTTGGCCGCCACCTTGGCCGCCACCTTGGCCGTCACCTTGGCCTCCCTCACCGACACCGTTTTGATCGGTGTTCCCTTGACCATTGGGCTTCTGCTGTGTATCGACCTTTTCTTCCGGCTTCTGGGTGTTCTTGTTCGACCCACCATTCGTTACCTGAGTATTGGTCGTACCGCCCTGGTCGCCAGACTTGCCCCGGACTTCCCTGTTGAGCTTGTCAACGAGGTCGTCTATGGAGAGCTTCTCGCCCAGGTCAGCAGTCGTATCAGTGTCAGGCTTCTTGTCGCCAGATTGGTCGTCTGACTTCTTGTCGTCATCCTGCTTCTCGCCGAGTTCTTCACCCTGCTGGTCACCAGGCTTCTTGTCACCTTGGCCATCGCCCGACTGGTCACCAGGTTCTTCGCTAGGTTCTTCACCTGGCTGGTCGCCCGGTTCTTCACCCGGCTCTTCGCCCGGCTGTTCACCAGGTTCCTCACTCGGTTCAGGTTCGGGCTCGGGCTCTGGTTCAGGTTCGGGAGCTGGCTCGGGCTCTGGTTCAGGTTCGGGAGCTGGCTCAGGTTCAGGAGCTGGCTCGGGCTCAGGTTCAGGAGCTGGCTCGGGCTCTGGCTCCGGTGCAGGATTCACCGCAGCCGCGATCGCCTCATCACCAACCAAGAACTTGGCACGCAGCGGATGCGTGGTCACCTTCCCGTCAGCGTGGTGCATCGTGTACACGAAGTCCATCTCGTACACGCCCGCAGCCGTGAAGAACATGTTCTGGTGATCGTGCGACCGAATCGGGTACACAATCTTCGAATCTGGATCAGCAGAATCCAACTTCGGCTCCATACCCAAGAGCCCAGTATGACCAGTCACGAAACGGCCAGGTCCCGAGTAGTTCTCAATGTGAACAGTGATGCCCTTGGCCTTGTCGATCAGCTTGTAATCGACCCGTTCGGTCGAAAAACCAACCCACGGAATCGCGTGATCTTGGACCTGCGGCAGCACCCAAATGCCCTCAGGTGCCGCCTCACGCAGAGCATCAAAGCCCCTCGCCCGGTCCGGAATCTTCGTGAAAGTCGAATCCGGAACAGCAAATGCGAACTTACCCGACTCGTGAGCCAGCGGATTACGCGGATCCACCGTGTCGTCCACGAACACGCGAACGTCATCACCCGTGTAGGCAAGCGCATGATCCATGTGACCCTTCATGACCAGGTAAATATCACCGTACTGACCATTCTCCTTCGGCAACGTGGTGTCTGCCGGCTTGTCGGGGTCAGCCGGCGCTGGAGCAGGCTCCGGAGCTGGCGCTGGCGCAGGGGCAGGCTCCGGGGCAGGAGCAGGTTCCTCGCCTGGGTCCTCACCCGGTTCTTCACCTGGCTGGTCGCCCGGTTCTTCGCCCGGTTCTTCGCCCGGCTGATCGCCTGGCTCATCGACAGCGGGCTCGCCGACGTCGTCGTTCGAATCCTTCGTCAGCTCCTCCACTTCAAAGAAGTAGCTGCGCAGGCCAGCCGTGTACGTGTTGCCGTCGACATCAGTCGCTTCCGACGCAACATCAATCACATACGTGCCCGGCTCGGTGAACACCCAGTTCACGTGCAGGTGCATGGGGCTACCCCAGTCGATCGACGATTCGCCTTGCGACGACGCGACCATATCCACCTCGCCAAACGGACTCTGCGTGAACGCCCACCACTTAGCACCTTTAGGTGCCGTGCGAGGCTTGACATCAACGCGAGCACCATTCGGGAAACGCTTCGGATCCAGATTCTCCGTAGAGAATCCCGGCCAAATAATTCCCGGCTTCGACTCTTGCGGAATGACGTACAACTCAGTGCCCTCATCGCCAAGGAAGTCGAAATGCTTCGTGCTAAACGCCTTCTTACCGCGAACGGTCTTCGGCACCTTCGCCTCGAATGTCACCGACTCCGGGAAACGGAGCACGGAACGCTTCTCATGGATACGCGTATCATCACGCACAACCATGAGCATCTGGTTGCCCTTCATCACCGGACCCATATCGACATGGCCATTATTTAGCACGACGTCGTCGTTGAGGATTTCCACATCGTCACTCGGTGCAGGAGCTGGCTCGGGTTCTGGCTCCGGCTCGGGTTCAGGTGCCGGCGCAGGAGCAGGCTCTGGCTCTGGTGCAGGCTCCGGTTCTTCACCAGGTTCTTCGCCCGGCTCTTCGCCAGGTTCTTCGCCCGGCTGGTCACCAGGCTCCTCGCTTGGCTCAGGTTCGGGAGCTGGCTCGGGCTCTGGCTCCGGTGCAGGTTCGGGAGCTGGCTCTGGCTCGGGTGCAGGAGCAGGCTCCGGCTCAGGCTCAGGCTCTGGTTCTGGCGCAGGCTTTGCTGCAGCTGCAATCGCCTCATCACCGACCAAGTACCTCGTCCGCAACGGATGCTCCGTCACATTTCCGTCGGCATGGTACATCGTGAACACAAAGTCCATCTCATACACACCCGCAGCAGTGAAGAACATGTTCTGGTGATCGTGCGCCCGAATCGGGTACACAATCTTCGAATCCGGATCAGCAGAATCCAGCTTCATCTCCAGACCCAAGAGCCCAGTATGGCCAGTAATAAAACGGCCAGGACCCGAGTAGTTCTCAATGTGAACAGTAATGCCCTTGGACTTGTCCATCAGGCTGTAATCAACCCGTTCGGTCGAGAAACCAACCCACGGAATCGCATGATCTTGGACCTGCGGCAAAATCCAAATGCCATCCGGTGCCGCCTCACGCAGCGCGTCAAAACCCCTTGCCCGCTCCGGAATCTTCGTGAAAGTCGAATCCGGAACAGCAAACGCAAACTCGCCCGACTCATGCACCAGCGGGTTACGCGGATCAGCAGTATCATCCACAAACACGCGGACGTCACCACCCTTATACGCAATCGCGTGATCCATGTGGCCCTTGTGCACGATGTAGACCGGCTTGTCATCCACCTGCTGCTCGGTATCACCAGGCGCAGGCTCGGGCTCCGGTTCCGGTGCCGGCGCAGGGGCAGGCTCCGGCTCAGGTGCCGGTGCAGGCTCCGGCGCGGGAGCAGGCGCGCTAGCGTCTGCCGGCCCGTCAGCAAAGTTTTGGTTCGTCACGAACTCGTGGCTGTCCGCCGTCGTGGTAAATACTGTGCGCCCCACGTTGCCTTGCGGGGTCGGCGATAGCTGGAAGGTAGCGGTATCTGGGTCGCAGTCTTCCACCCAGTCGCGCTCGACCACGTAGGAACGGCTTCCCGGGGCGGACATGAACTCTACGGGGCAGCTATTGATAGCCGTGTGGAGGTCGCTTTCCGGGCCGCCAACCACGTGGAACGTCAGCCTGTCATCGGCAGGAGTTGCAGTGATCCTCCAGGAGTCACCTTCGAACTTTGCCGTCACTTGCACGTCTGTGCTCGACGCCGTGAAACCGCCCGGCGCAAATTCCGGCGCCGGATTCTGCGGGGCAGGAACAGGGAACGCTCCAGCGCCCTTGACTTCCGTCACGGCCTGGTCGAACGCGTAGTTGATGCCTTCGGTCACGAACGCACCGGACGGACTTCCAGCATCCGGCACGTACACGGCCTGGAAGTTCGAGCTGCCAGCGCCGATCATGTCGTCATAAACAGCGACGCCGTCTGCCACCGGCACTTCAGCCAGGAAGAAGCCATCAATGAAGAAGGCCACCTTACCCGAATCGGCTGCGTTGCCCGTTGAGAACGTGAAGCGCGTGAGCGGCTCATTTTCCCCCGTACGCGACATGGCGAACGAGTAGTTGCCCGCCTCGCCCTTAGCCGCGGCGTCGTAAGCAGCCTTGACACTGCCCGCGTCGGCCTCAAGCGGGTTCGTACCGCCAACCTGCCACTCCACCATCGTCGGCTTCGACGTGATGAACGTGCCATCCGTCGTACGGGCCGTTGCACGGTAGGTCACCTGGTAGCGGCCAGGCTTGGAGAACGTCGTCGTCGGATGCGTGTGCGTGCCAGCAGTGACGGGCGTCGCACGGTAGCCCGAATCGTGGCTGGATAGCATGCGCTTCAGCGGCGTCCAGTCACTGATGCTAAACAGGTTCATCTCACCCGGGCCATGGAAGCGCATAATCTCCAGGCTCGTGTTCTCATCTTGGAACAGTTCCGCCGGCATGTCAGTATCCCCGGCGTAGCCGATCCACAGCGCCTTCGCGCCACCCGGAGCGTTCGCCGGCGAACCCCAGTACAGGTGCTCACCCGGCTCGCCGAGGAAGCTCATCCGCGCCTCATCCGGAACCGTGTAGTAGTAGTACGGATTCCCGTTCGAATACGCGCGGTGAAGCCAGTTCACCGTCGAATCTAGAGGAACCGACGGATTCGGACCGGCCTGCAACACCAACTGGCTGCCATCCCAAGCAACCTTCGGTGAGTCAACGTGCCCTTCAAAGCGCAACTCGCGCTCGGCAGGCGGTGCGTCAGCAGCAAACGCGCTGAGCGGCGTCGCCATGAATAACATGGTAACCAGTACCGCAAAAAGCCGTTTCATGAGGCTACCCTTTCTTTCCGGCTAGCGTTTATCGCGCCAGCAACTTGGCCCCTCTTTGGGGCGAAAATCCAAACAAAAACAAAAATGATGGTGGCAACAATGACGATCGTTGCCCCCGAGGGCACGTCCCACGCCCACGACAGCCAGATCCCCACAAACGCCGAGATCGCACCGATGAGTGGACCGATGAGCATCATTGGCACCACGCGGTCGGTGAGCATGCGCGCCGTCGCAGCAGGAGCCACGAGCAGTGCGAGCACGAGGATGTTTCCGATGCTTTGCACGGAGATCACGACGGCGGCCGCGATCACCAGGTAGAGCACCAGATCCACGAAGCCCACGGGGATCTTGTTCGCACGCGCGTAGTCGCGATCGACGCTCACCAGCAC from Trueperella bialowiezensis encodes the following:
- a CDS encoding choice-of-anchor M domain-containing protein yields the protein MKRLFAVLVTMLFMATPLSAFAADAPPAERELRFEGHVDSPKVAWDGSQLVLQAGPNPSVPLDSTVNWLHRAYSNGNPYYYYTVPDEARMSFLGEPGEHLYWGSPANAPGGAKALWIGYAGDTDMPAELFQDENTSLEIMRFHGPGEMNLFSISDWTPLKRMLSSHDSGYRATPVTAGTHTHPTTTFSKPGRYQVTYRATARTTDGTFITSKPTMVEWQVGGTNPLEADAGSVKAAYDAAAKGEAGNYSFAMSRTGENEPLTRFTFSTGNAADSGKVAFFIDGFFLAEVPVADGVAVYDDMIGAGSSNFQAVYVPDAGSPSGAFVTEGINYAFDQAVTEVKGAGAFPVPAPQNPAPEFAPGGFTASSTDVQVTAKFEGDSWRITATPADDRLTFHVVGGPESDLHTAINSCPVEFMSAPGSRSYVVERDWVEDCDPDTATFQLSPTPQGNVGRTVFTTTADSHEFVTNQNFADGPADASAPAPAPEPAPAPEPEPAPAPAPEPEPEPAPGDTEQQVDDKPVYIVHKGHMDHAIAYKGGDVRVFVDDTADPRNPLVHESGEFAFAVPDSTFTKIPERARGFDALREAAPDGIWILPQVQDHAIPWVGFSTERVDYSLMDKSKGITVHIENYSGPGRFITGHTGLLGLEMKLDSADPDSKIVYPIRAHDHQNMFFTAAGVYEMDFVFTMYHADGNVTEHPLRTRYLVGDEAIAAAAKPAPEPEPEPEPEPAPAPEPEPAPEPAPEPEPEPAPEPEPSEEPGDQPGEEPGEEPGEEPGEEPEPAPEPEPAPAPAPEPEPEPEPEPAPAPSDDVEILNDDVVLNNGHVDMGPVMKGNQMLMVVRDDTRIHEKRSVLRFPESVTFEAKVPKTVRGKKAFSTKHFDFLGDEGTELYVIPQESKPGIIWPGFSTENLDPKRFPNGARVDVKPRTAPKGAKWWAFTQSPFGEVDMVASSQGESSIDWGSPMHLHVNWVFTEPGTYVIDVASEATDVDGNTYTAGLRSYFFEVEELTKDSNDDVGEPAVDEPGDQPGEEPGEEPGDQPGEEPGEDPGEEPAPAPEPAPAPAPAPEPAPAPADPDKPADTTLPKENGQYGDIYLVMKGHMDHALAYTGDDVRVFVDDTVDPRNPLAHESGKFAFAVPDSTFTKIPDRARGFDALREAAPEGIWVLPQVQDHAIPWVGFSTERVDYKLIDKAKGITVHIENYSGPGRFVTGHTGLLGMEPKLDSADPDSKIVYPIRSHDHQNMFFTAAGVYEMDFVYTMHHADGKVTTHPLRAKFLVGDEAIAAAVNPAPEPEPEPAPEPEPEPAPEPEPAPEPEPEPEPAPEPEPEPEPEPEPSEEPGEQPGEEPGEEPGDQPGEEPSEEPGDQSGDGQGDKKPGDQQGEELGEKQDDDKKSDDQSGDKKPDTDTTADLGEKLSIDDLVDKLNREVRGKSGDQGGTTNTQVTNGGSNKNTQKPEEKVDTQQKPNGQGNTDQNGVGEGGQGDGQGGGQGGGQGGGGGQGGGGGSDNRQNGVNQTALTAGELAALGGGSGGVVLPGGGGGSGAILPASVPPAGGDATAEGDENPEEAGEESLEDADELDENPHLQDAVTPLSAPGDSVNALAAPAVAAADDGKSGTPIWHWVVLALGILGAGGVGAWTLRFGH